From the genome of Medicago truncatula cultivar Jemalong A17 chromosome 2, MtrunA17r5.0-ANR, whole genome shotgun sequence:
tatttaatttaatttttagggtTATAGGTTTTATAGCTTcaacttttattatttcattgcttgtttaattttatttttagggttttggttGATACAATTTTCGATAGTGTCTTCTTCGATCGGTACGGTATATATGATCATATTAATTTGAATgtaacatttttaatttattgcaATTATTTGTTATCATAATGGTGTCCCTGAACTACCCCGTGCACGAGGTTTTCTcaagtttttgtttgttttcttttttaaagctcttcaaaaatttaatgagtttttgaattttatgcAGGTCAATTCGATTCCATATCAACACAACGATTTGTTATCATCGTACAAAAACCTGTTATCACAATGTATTCTTCCAAATATTCATGAGTATAATGGGGTGAGAAGTCTCCCACTGGAGTTACATCCAGTGGTGTTACCTCTCATTAATCATTATCCTATGAGAAGCATGATTGCTCAAGCCCATAGGAGCTGAGAAGACAACGTGTATGGTTCTTGCTTCCCTAAATACCATAGATCATGTTGTATATTCTCCTGAGGCTCTTATTATATGTCTGACTCAAGATTTGGCCATCAAGGTGTGTTTTTAACAGTATATCATTAGTTCTTATTTGACATTATCATGGTTGAATAATTACAACATCATTCGTATATTTACAGTGCTTGGATTGtattaaaattataaccaaTCTTACTGGAGTTACATCATTCTCTACATTGCCAAAGGTTGGACGACTCTGGAAAGCTGGGCAGAACAAAGGTAAGTTTTTTAAAATGGCAACTTAGTTTGTTTTGTATAGTAAACTACTTGAATCATAAGTTGAATTTCAGCATGGTTGTGAAGATTATGCATCTCATGTTGTATTTTTTAAGTCATGCTTTAGGTTAAAATGGTATTTGTGCCTATCAAAAGCTTGAAAGGGTCATCCATCAATGGCTGGAATTTGCCTCACATGTCCAGTATTTGGGTTTATAACTGGTCCTAAGATCAGACATCGACTACTTgtttagataaacaacttatttgcagcttatatcacaagtgcttatcatgatatGCCCTTACGTCTAAGCTTACGTAAGTTGTTTCtatattaaaagataaaataatgttaaattatttcatgtatatgctataagttgtttgGTAAGTTATCTTGAAGAACTTGTCGAAATAAGCTGAAAGAAGCTtataaaaaatgtcataaattGTCTCATAAAACTTATGCCATTACACAAACTCAAATAATTGCAGTGAATGATGAAAATTTAAGAtgaaaaagtgaagaaaaagaGTGTCTCCTTGGATTGTCTTAtctttgagcttatgaaaaatagcttatacaaataaataagtttttttttgttaattcataagttttcactaacaaaaattatatcataataagttttttttcataaactactttGCCAAGccataaataacatatataaacttgtttatttgcataagctattttgcatatattcaaaaataagtcaattcaaacgaACCCATACACAAACACTAATAGATAGGTAGataaatatatagatatatttaaTCAATTTGAACAAATTTATAAGTATAAGTATACTTAAAGGTTGAATGAAAccttagaagaaaaaaactatgcAAACTTGACAGAAAAAATATTGCACATATCAGACTAAGTTTATGGTATAATAATACATACAATACTAAGATGTGCACCAATTATTCTTAATGTTAAGTATCAAAAAGTTAAAAGGTAACCATTTTTAGTACTCATGTGTTCACAAAAGTGTCTTTTATTTTACGCATttgtggaaaaagaaaaaaaaaaagaataaataaatgaacACAAATGacagtaaaaataaataattaactttGTTGATATTCCCCGTATAATTTCAAAGTTGtaaattatgttttatattttttttcataaaataaaggAACATTATTAAATCTTAtgcaattatttataaaaattaattcagttattagaagaagaaaaataatgaattaaaagtGTGGTTAAACACCACGATGAAACTTAAACGTTCCAACTTTGTTGGCACTTccaaaaaatctattttatatGTTACCcactaataaatttattaaaagaaaaaaaaattgtatttctaAAGTGAATAATCAGTAAAAGAGAATAATCAGTAAGCATGTCATCACATTAGATATGaatctaataaaataaataccaCAAAACTCTTCcatgaatatgaaaaaaaaaaatcgcatTTGAATGACCAtattaaatcataaattaaaatttccGTTATATGTAACAATTATTAACATTCTGCATTAAAGAATTCATCTTAAGATTTATCATAAACTTTTTCAGACATCTCCCTATCAATAACACTTTCAAATATTCAAATTCAACCATCATCTTTGCTCAAATTCTTCAATATTTAGTTCTAataatgcaacattaaataaattaaattcctAACCAAATTCCCACGAGTCAACTAGCAAACTTTTGAATGAGTATTGTTTTAGACTTAGTATCGAACTAAACAATTTATGAACAGAAAATTGACCATAGAACTGCAATTCAAgatctgaaaaagaatataagCAAAAGGTTCACTCATGCTACCAAATATTAATCTCTGATCTAAAGCatgaatcaaatataaaataaaaaaataaaaataaaaaacacaaatcaagataaactaaaacccaaaaaataactATTGCTCCTCATGTTAAAAAACATCCCAATAGAttctgaaaaaacaaaaaatcaatggTTATCTACaacaatgtaaaataaaattacaaataaacaaaaagcatacaatgcaataattaataatattaaatgctaaacatgcaaaataataaaacaatcatTTTATTTCAACATGGTCTTGTATCTTTCAAATCATAAAACCCTCTGCCTCTTTTTGGGGCTGAAACGTTCTTCGGTCGCTGGAATTGCAAACGAAATTGGCATAGGTGACAACTTTGCCAAACTGCCCAATTCATCCTGCAAAGGCCTACTAGGCGCTGGAGCACTTGCCGGAGTCTGCATTGGCAACTCCTTTGCAGGCCCAGAAGACGCATCTTTAGCGGCTTGCTTTCCATCAAAATGATTTTTCAGAAGGATTTTTACTTCCTCAGGTGTTTTCTCACAAGGTTTCACTTCTCCCTTGATCCCTAATTGAAGTTTTTTGGCTCTAGTGATTCCTCCAGTTGGGTGTCcgcaaaaatcacataaaattatttttttactctcATCTTTGTAAGAACTCCATCGCCAACCAATATCAGTGGATTTACGATGAATAGGTTTAAAATAACCCTTGGCAGTTGGTGTTAGACTTGCAGATGAAGTTGATGCCATTGCAAACAAAACCGAGTAAAAATTGGGCGAACATAACTAAGCCTaaacaaaataagaataaaCTATTAAAAATGAAGCATAACACATAACGCAAAGAGGAAAATCGAAGCAGAACACAAGGAAAAAAGGATAAAACAAACCTTTACACAAAAATAGAGCATCAATGAAAAAACACGAAATAGAGATGAAGAACGATGGCAGGGAAGACAAAGGAACACTCAAAGAGGAAGGAACCGGGCAACAATGTAGGCTCAAAGAGAAGAAGGAACAAAACTAGATGCAGCAGCCACAATTGTGCTCTTAAACACCTAAGTAAAAAAATTAGGTCACccaaaatattatgaaaacaCTAATATACCctgaataaattaaaacaatttaaaaaaaaaaaatctttaagaGAATTTTCTCCCAAAACGACAATAACATGGTTAACAAATTTGTTCATGGTACTCTCTTAAACGACAATAACATGGTTAACCATGTTATTTTCGATTTGGGAGAAAATTCTcgtaaatattaattttttaaattgttttgatttattcaGGGTATATTAGTATTTTCATAACCTTTTGGGTGACGTAATTATCTTACCTAGGTGTTTAAGAGCACAATTGTGGCCACTGGATCTTGTTTTGTTCCTTCTTCTCTTTGAGCCTACATTTCTTCCCAGTTTCTTCCTATTTGAGTGTTCCTATGTCTTGCTCTGCCATCGTTCTTCATCTCTATTTCGTGTTCTGTCATTGATGCTCTATTTTTGTGTGAAGGTTTGTTTTATCCGTTTTTTCCCTGTGTTCTGCTTCGATTTTCCTCTTTGCATTGTGTTTTCTGCTTCATTTTTAATAGTTTATTCTTGTTCTGTTTAGGTTTAGTTCTGTTCGCCCAATTCTTACTCGGTTTTGTTTCAATGGCATCAACTTCATCTGCAAGTCTAACACCAACTGCCAAGGGTTATTTTAAACCTATTCATCATGAATCCACTGATATTGGTTGGCCATGGAGTTCTTACAAAGACGAgagtaaaaaaacaattttatgtgatttttgctGACATCCAACTGGAGGAATCACTAGAgccaaaaaaaaacatcaattaagGATCAAGGGAGAAGTGAAACCTTGTGAGAAAACACCTGAGGATGTAAAAATCCTTCTGAAAAATCATTTTGATGGAAAGCAAGCCGCTAAGGATGCGTCTTCTAGGCCTGCAAAGGAGTTGCCAATGCAGACTCCGGCAAATGCTCCAGCGCCTAGAAAGCATTTGCACGATGAATTGGGAAATTTAGCAGAGCTATCACCTATGCAAATTTCGTTTGCAATTCTAACGACCGGAGAATTTTCTACCACAAAAAGGGGTAGAGagttttataatttgaaagataCAATACCATGTTGAAACAAAATgattgttttattgttttgcaTGTTTagcatttaatatttttaattatcgcattgtatgttttttgtttgtttgtaattttattttacatttgatGTAGAtaaccattgattttttttgttttttcagaaTCTGTTGGATGTTTTTTAACATGAGAAATAGTTAATTTTTGGGTTTTAGTTGATTTGCTcttgatttgtgtttttattttgtttttatatttgattcatGCTTTATATCAGAGATTAATATTTGGTAGCATGAGTGAACCTTTTGCTTATATTCTTTTTCTGATCTTGAATTGCATATGTATGGTCGGTTTTCTGTTGATCAGTTGTTCAGTTCGGGACTATGTCTAAAATAATACTCATTCAAAAGTTTTCTAATTGACTTTTGGGAAATTGGTTaggaatttaatttatttcatgttgCATTATTAGAACCCAAAATTGAAGAATATGAGCAAGGGTGATGGTTGAATTTGAACATTTGAAAGTGTTATTGATAAGGAGAAGTTGAAAAAGTTTATGATAAATCTTAAGATGAATTCTTtagtggagaatgttaataatTATTACAtatgatgacagtcagtcatttgctatttttagagtctttttatgataattttgagttcacaagcaagcttaaacaacaaggaaagcatgaaaaatacaagattttgaagaaacagttgttttgatgtttttattgagtCTGTAGCAATTTTAGACAGCATGGGGGTGTAAAACGCAGAAATTCTGGAAGTGCTGGAAATTGGCaaccgtggcgcgattttgAGTGGCTTGGCGCGATTTTCTGACCAGAATGAAGGTTTGGTTCTGCCACAAAAATCGTGGTACGATTTCTGGTGGCGTGGCGCGATTTTTCAgaatcgtggcgcgattttaTGAGGCGTGGCGCGATTTTATGAGGCGGGGCGCGATTTTGGAGCAGAAAAtgttgcctatttaagctgaagactattctgaaaacaagggttacgattttGGAGAGCTAAAGTGCGATTTTAACACCCAGAAGACTGCAGAAGGGGCGATTTCATCATCTCTAATccagtttatgtatgttttaatttttccattgattatgctatttgtaaactcaattatgagtagctaaatctcttagagattaggtctgagatgattccttgtaaccctaattgatccatgttgctgtgaaactctatttattattaatgacaatctagtttttattcaattcaattgttcttaatgctttttatatcatgatcaaatataaacatgatttagtgagaacgaatgactactgaccctagctttcgactttgacctaattgaattgttctaataaacatggttagtctaggaatggataatcatttgttagtgatattaggttaaggTGCTTTAAACCTTCGAgaattattagaccacctaaggaattaggggctgtagtttgagaagagggtcctaactcaagggattgattagggctattttgttaactatcgtggaactagaaaatcattaatACGAATAGGTTCAGTATATcaattaggggaacatcgatgattcgaaagacctgatctcatctctctccttgtcttttccaaaactatctcattttctgttatttaaatttatgcaatcaaaACTACTGCCTCGGGcactaaaagaaatttacacatcctagatattaacgttattgctaaattgagattaacacagtcctcgtgggaacaatatttttactacttcgatagtatttggtaCACTTTCCAAAATTTCTATCAACATATAACGATagttttaatttatgatttaataTGGTCATTCAAgtgcacaattttttttcatattcatgAAAAAGTTTTGTGGTATTATTCACTTTATTAGATTCATACTGTGATGACATGCTTACTGATTATTCTCTTTAgtgcaacaaaaacatgcactaaagaaaagaaattaaagaaccCAAAGATTAGACGTTGTTGATCAACCTTCACCATTAAAGCGAGTGTTATAGGCAAGCATAAATGTAATAAGGATTTAAAGTTAGGATCTATTTGTATttctaacatatatattatttattctcACATTACAAACATGATTCAAAGGGACTTATTGAATACATGAAGAatgaaaagaatatatattttttgaaagatataaaagtGGATCATGTATGTAGTTGGTATTGTTGCTTGTGATTTGAATACATGAAGAatgaaattcatatttaatacacAAAGAATGTGACATATtgtattatttcaaaaaatatattggtgGTTCATGCATGTAGTttgtgattgaaaaaaaaatcaattgtatgTGATTTATCTAAATAGCATTTGTTAGGGACGACACAACACATATTGAGGCCTAAAGCAAATTTTAAGATAAGACCCTTTTAAATTTCGTAATAGtacttcaataaaattaaatttattttaattttaactacATTTTTCCAGACATTTTAGATGCAAAATCATGTATTAAACTGATATGATCAATttcatttgatatttatttttctatcgaTGATAGAATTAACCGGTTTAATCTTTATTGACTATATTAATTTTAGTAGAATGTGAGACAtttttcaattaacttttttgttttgacaaaatcaagtaaatttttaaaaatagtagAATATAAAGTCTTTTTTATCatgtaattatattttaatatttttttaggcataTTGTAATTGCATTGGTGGCCTTTGTCCTTGAGCCAGCTGTAGCAATTGTACTtcagaatttattaaaatatataattttaagttttttttgtataatttaaaatattataacatgTTATAGTTTTGAGTTTAGATTCATAGcaatttgaaattatatatgcatatttttattttggtgtgtGAATATTTACATTTTGTATCAACTATATTCAATtgtaatttctttattttgattcactctagTTGTAATCCTCCTGCAAAGTAAGACACATATATGTAGGATAGTCTGCAAACGTGCAAATACCACAAAACTTCTAGTCCTTAAATACTGAAATCACTCAGAATTTATGCAACATATATCCAGTGTAAACACgtacaaaaatgataattttattttaaactaaaagaaacaaaatcaaaaacctgaaatcacacttattttaattttatatgtatCAGTGTCATTGTCCTCTGCTTTGGACATTAGTTGTGGCTcagttcatttttttattgatataaaATGCTTGTTTACTAGTTTTGTTTAAGAGTTTAATAAGCACGAACTATAAGTGTATATAAGTTTAGTTCAGTTCGGTTTATTTCAGTAGCTAAAAATTGATttcgtttgatttttttatatttttttcaacggtattaataatatatatatatatatatatgagggaTCAAATTTAACCGCTTTAAAGTTACACCAATGTTACACCGCTTAATATTGTTTTACTCtatgcatattttttaaatttgagcGTTGGATTGTAGGTTTATATCACATAGATCATCCACGTAAATCTTCACGAAAATCTAAAATCGTTTCATATGTTAATAAGATACATCAAGATTAACGGTTTATGCACTTTTATAGAACACAGTTAATCTTAACGTATCTTAATAAACTTTAGATTTTCGTAAAAATTTACGTGGATGATCTATGTGATATAAACTTACAATGCAAcggtcaaatttaaaaaatatgcatCGAGTAAAACGATATTGAGAAGTGTAACATTGATGTAACTTTTAAGCGGTGTAATTTGATCcctcctcatatatatatatataacttgtcaaaaaatagtGTAAAGGGACATTCCTTTATTATTTGGAAAAATTACTCTTATTGTCCCTTAATGTAATTTCAGATAACAGTTCTGtctttcttaatattttttacgTCATATTTGATGTAGTATTAAAAGTAAGTATGTTTTTATATAGTCTCTTCAAGGAATAGTGCGATCCCATAAACCGTTCAACATCGATTATCATTTTAAGTTAGGGtttaattgattgattgttGTAAAACTGTGTGAACTAtaatacaataataaaaatggaGAGTAATAAGGCGTAAAAGCGTTGGGATTAGAGGATCAGAGCTCGCCATGGTGAGAAAATATTGCCTGGCGAGCTGTGGATGATCTAAAAATGAACTCGTTGAGGTAAGCTTTACTGTATTCCATATTAGTCGGCCTCAATTCAATTAATCTaaaaatcttattttgtttACTTTGTCATGATTGTCACAATAcacatattttaaaacaattcgATCAATATTGGTGAGAACTCACGTAGTAAAATGAGTGAATAGGCAAAAAAAACTTCGAAATTGTAACTTTTCGTCAAAATCATTACTGACTTTTACGAAATTTCAAAAACTTTCATGAAATCGTCAAAcgttagtcaattacccccttccGTTTATTTTGATTGTTAAACCTTGTGACGCGACAATTATCTGTACTTGTGAGACCTCGCTGAACCTTGTGCCATCCCTACTATAAACGATGTGTGCCTTGAATTAAGGATGAGCAATGAATGAGCATTGGCAAATTGCAAGATGTGTGGTCCTACGATTACAAATGAAGTCCAAATACAAGTATTGAGATTTTCTTTGATACTACTTCCTATTTCAGTTCATGTAACCACAAAATAAATACCCCCAAAAAACCAAAACCATGTGCCTTTTTTTCCCACCAACAATACATCGCCAACACAGCCTCTTGTTTTCCTCACAAACTTAATGGAGTCATCTAGTCTAGTCTAGTCtagtaaaaacaaaactttaaaGAATCAGATGATATATTTGATCTCTTTTTTACACACAGAAAAAGATTCAAAAATATTTGGAaaagtttaaatatttaattgagaTAGAGGTGAGGTGAAGTATACATATATCTGAAAACCGTAGCTCCTGGTTTTGTTATATTCTTTGGGCGTCTTTAAACttctatatataataatttccTTCACTCTTCTAGCTCAACCAAAACACATGATACCACTTCAAGTAAGCAATTTTCTTTGTCATCTAAAAAGCTACAAAATCACTTGAATTAGACAAGATGAGTTCAACAAGCAGAGCATGGGTAGCTGCAGGCAGTGTTGCAGTTGTGGAAGCATTAAAGGATCAAGGAATATGCAGATGGAATCATACCCTAAAGTCAGTTCAAAATCATGTCAAAAATAATGTCAGATCGTTTTCTCAAGcaaaaaaactttcatcttcttcctcttcttctgcTATGGTTTCTAATgctaacaaacaacaaaaagagaaagCAAAGGAATCAGAAGAATCTTTGAGGAAAGTCATGTACTTGAGTTGTTGGGGTCCTAATTAAGAGGAGCTTTGGTTGTTGCAACAGATGTGGGACCGATGGAAACATTGAAGGATCAAGGGTATTGCACTTTGAATGGGTTCCTTAGCTCATCATGCCAAGAAAGTACTATCTCCTACTTCTTCAACAATTTCCAAAAAGCTCATGAGTGATGAGAAGAGGAAAGTAGAGGAGTCTTTGAGACCCTTTCTGTTCTTGAGCATATGGAGTCCAAATTGTAAGAACaaaaaatggaaacaaaatTAGCAAAATTCAACATCACAGAAAAATTTGCAATAATATGTAAATCTGTTGAAACTTGAGAGCTGAGTGCTCAAAAGTTAAAATATCACTTTCATTATGTAAAATTgctatcaaataaaaaatttacgtgcttaatttgttgaaaaaaatttgtaatGTGAATTTAGTTTCTAGAAAAAACCATGTCATTTAACTTGTTTTTTAATCCCACTGTTGTGAAAGTGcctcaaaattgaagaaattcaCCGATTTTCAGAGCACGGTGGCCGATTTTCAACTCTGCTTTTTTTGTCTGTTGGTTCAGCAAAAATCAGTGGCCGATTTTGACAgtagaaaataaaacagaaacgtATTTTCGGGCCTAGATTTATTCCAGTTTTATTGAGgatttttttactataaatatagacattgtATCGGTGTAAACCTGGAGATAGAGGGGGTTggaacaagggtttagaaaggcaacaacaaaactagggttttgtagagatagagggggctgaaacaagggtttagaaaggcaacaacaaaactagggtttgtgtagagtttgtctcttggaaacaaacactagggtttgagggttgattcaccatggtaaacactattaggattgagtctcttggtatTGGgggctttgggtagaattaggcgggagacttattttTGTAaccttctctttcttttctttcgctgttttctacttttaGCTTGTgattataattgttccatacactttgttttggttgcttgattattccTTGCTCCATACATCaaatttgttattggtgtgattttacATCAAATTCACAATACCCACAATACTAAATGAATATTGGACACTTGACATTCTAAGTTAGTGTTCTGAATCCAATCTATTAAATTGTAATCTGAATCATGCAATTTCATAATAATTAGAATGAATTTGAGGTTGATAAAAATGAAGAATTGCTACTAAAAGATCAGCCTCCCCTGTTGCTAAATTAACACAAACCGAATCCAATGACCAAAACAGTCCTAAATTCGACATTCACGCTCAGCCAATGATGCAGACTGATTAACACCGACGGCTTGCTAGATAACTATTTCCATAACAgtcattttatttcttcaaaccAAGTCTCCGTTGATCTATTGCGACATTTCCACAATATCCAGATGCATATGTAAGTTCAACGCCATAAAAATGCATATGTAAGTTCAACGCCACTTTTATGAAGCTAAAAATTCTAACTTCAACCTACAATGAGTTTATACAGAGGAGACAATTCTCACCTTATGAACCAATTTTtaaggtgaggattgtctcctctatataaactcattgtcctatccgatgtgggactcttaacacaattattatttcttcaaaaattatttatatatatttatctttCAATTAAATTCTCACACCTTATAATTATCCACACATAGGTCCGTGTACCAAATTTCAGCTGCACCAAATTATACCTCATCACCTGCTGGGTTTTTACAACAAACAATGGTTTTAGGCACTTTGCTCACACATTCCAAACCGTGGTTCCGTACAGTCCTAAACGATTCTATAACTACAACATTATAATTTTGTCACTTACATGAGCAACAATGAGCACCTAGTGCAATTTGCATGGTCCTACAATTACAAATCAAGTCTAAATGTAGggattgatatattttattgagaaatgatatttgtacaactattttagtataattttttgacaactttctttctcatacttacatgatgttattattctctctcttcctttttctctctccattgtttttgaccaatcaaaagagagagaaacaaaattgtcaccaaagttatcattaaatgatgtacaaatatcattgctctattTTATTAGATACCCTATCTATTTCAATTCAGCTAATTAACGACAAAAATAAcccacaaaacaaaaaccatgttcccctttttttattttcccacCCACACGCACTCCACACAGCATCTGGTTTTCCTCCCAAACTAAATTATTGTCACTTTTTCTATCCCAACACTATATATATTAACACTACAACCTTAGCCTATTTTCTACATCACTACTACTACCTCATCAACCATTAATCAATATCTCTtgtcaaaaacaacaaaaaaaaaaacattaatcaaTATCAAATTGCTTAACACTACCTTTCTTCTTAACAATTAATACAATGAGTTCAAGAAGCCAAGCATGGAAATGGAGTGTGGCAACAAGTGTTGGAGTGGTGGAGGCTTTGAAGGATCAAGGAATATGCAGATGGAACAGTGTTATAAGATCAGCACAACAGCATTCTAAACATAACATGAGGTCTTTGTCTCATGCCAACAACAAAATTCCTTCCACAAAATTGAGGGACGAGAAATCCAAGCAGTCAGAGGAATCTTTGAGAACTGTCATGTTCTTGAGTTGCTGGGGTCCCAACTAAAGAAAGAAACATTTTGAATT
Proteins encoded in this window:
- the LOC25487581 gene encoding uncharacterized protein: MSSTSRAWVAAGSVAVVEALKDQGICRWNHTLKSVQNHVKNNVRSFSQAKKLSSSSSSSAMVSNANKQQKEKAKESEESLRKVMYLSCWGPN
- the LOC25487583 gene encoding uncharacterized protein — translated: MSSRSQAWKWSVATSVGVVEALKDQGICRWNSVIRSAQQHSKHNMRSLSHANNKIPSTKLRDEKSKQSEESLRTVMFLSCWGPN